One genomic segment of Kiritimatiella glycovorans includes these proteins:
- a CDS encoding type I restriction endonuclease subunit R, protein MSQVGQRERQTQQQVLRFFQDELGYHYLGDWKDRDGNRNVEEGPLRDWLARQGHDDNVITKALRELDQAAAIGGSKTLYDANRAVYEKLRYGVHVKPSVQEQTVTVWLIDWANPENNDFAVAEEVTVVGANTKRPDVVLYVNGIALGVLELKRSTVAVAEGMRQSLDNQKRDFIQPFFATVQLVMAGNPSEGLRYGVIETPEKFWMEWKEPSEIEDPLERGLHQLCRKERLLEIVHDFMVFDAGTKKTCRHNQFFGVRAAQDHVRRCQGGILWHTQGSGKSLIMVWLAKWIRENVSDARVLIITDRTELDEQIEKVFKGVDEQIHRTKSGADLIDVLNRSDEWLMASLIHKFGASEEGDVEAFIQDLRRHLPKGFAARGNLFVFVDECHRTQSGKLHEAMKALLPEAMLIGFTGTPLLKQDKRTSLEVFGPYIHSYRFDEAVRDGVVLDLRYEARDIDQHVTSQDKIDQWFDRKTQGLNDYARAQLKKRWGTLQKVLSSRDRLEKIVSDILWDMATRDRLMSGHGNAMLVAGSIYSACRLFEMFEQTELKGKCAIVTSYVPSTADIKGEATGEGETEKLHQYAIYRRTLAEHFNEPEETAVNKVETFEQEVKKRFIDEPGQMKLLIVVDKLLTGFDAPPATYLYIDKQMRDHGLFQAICRVNRLHTEDKDVGYIIDYKDLFKSLEQSIQDYTGGAFDAFDAEDVDGLLEDRLDKARERLEETREAVKALCEAVEPPRDSAAYRRYFVGPSNAPEVQKGNEPKRLALYKHVGAFLRAYADLGNEMQRAGYSQAEAAAIKAEVEQYEKVREEVKLASGDYIDMKMYEPAMRHLLDSYIRAEESEKLSAFDDMTLVELVVERGEAAVDSLPASIAGDKEAMAETIENNVRRLIIDEMAVNPKYYERMSELLDALIEQRRKEALDYKEYLRRIVELTRQAAQREDTSRYPTGIDTPAQQALYDNLGDTASSAMAEATAPYGGTRPASARVRLALDLDHAIRAIKKADWRGNTFKEREVRNAIASVLEARVRETDMPDVDAVLELVKNQNDY, encoded by the coding sequence ATGAGTCAGGTCGGCCAACGCGAACGACAAACCCAGCAGCAGGTGCTGCGCTTTTTCCAGGACGAGCTGGGGTACCACTACCTGGGGGACTGGAAGGATCGCGACGGCAACCGCAATGTCGAGGAAGGCCCGCTACGCGACTGGCTGGCGCGGCAGGGCCACGACGACAATGTCATCACCAAGGCGCTGCGCGAGCTGGACCAGGCGGCGGCGATTGGCGGCAGCAAGACCCTGTACGACGCTAACCGCGCCGTCTACGAAAAGCTGCGCTACGGCGTGCACGTCAAACCGTCGGTGCAGGAGCAGACGGTCACCGTCTGGCTGATTGACTGGGCGAACCCCGAGAACAATGACTTCGCCGTGGCCGAGGAGGTCACGGTGGTCGGCGCCAACACCAAGCGCCCGGATGTGGTGCTTTATGTCAACGGCATTGCTCTTGGGGTGCTGGAGCTCAAGCGCTCCACCGTGGCGGTGGCCGAGGGCATGCGCCAGAGCCTGGACAACCAGAAGCGGGATTTTATCCAGCCGTTTTTCGCCACCGTGCAGCTTGTCATGGCCGGCAACCCCAGCGAGGGCCTGCGCTACGGAGTGATCGAAACGCCCGAGAAGTTCTGGATGGAGTGGAAGGAGCCGTCGGAGATTGAGGATCCACTGGAGCGTGGGTTGCACCAGCTCTGCCGCAAGGAACGGCTGCTGGAGATCGTCCACGACTTCATGGTCTTTGATGCCGGCACCAAGAAGACCTGCCGGCACAACCAGTTCTTCGGCGTGCGCGCCGCGCAGGACCATGTGCGCCGGTGCCAGGGCGGCATTCTCTGGCACACCCAGGGCAGCGGCAAGTCGCTGATCATGGTGTGGCTGGCGAAATGGATTCGCGAGAACGTGAGCGACGCCCGGGTGCTGATCATCACCGACCGCACCGAGCTGGACGAGCAGATCGAGAAGGTGTTCAAGGGCGTGGATGAGCAGATCCACCGCACCAAGAGCGGCGCGGACCTGATCGACGTGCTCAACCGCTCTGATGAGTGGCTGATGGCCTCACTGATCCACAAGTTCGGCGCCTCGGAGGAAGGCGACGTGGAGGCCTTTATCCAGGACCTGCGCCGCCACCTGCCGAAAGGCTTTGCGGCCAGGGGTAATTTGTTCGTGTTCGTGGATGAGTGCCACCGCACCCAGTCCGGCAAGCTGCACGAGGCGATGAAGGCCCTGCTGCCCGAGGCGATGCTGATCGGCTTTACCGGCACGCCGCTGTTAAAGCAGGACAAGCGCACCAGCCTGGAAGTCTTCGGCCCCTACATCCACAGCTACCGCTTCGACGAGGCGGTGCGCGACGGCGTCGTGCTGGACCTGCGCTACGAGGCGCGGGACATCGACCAGCACGTCACCTCGCAGGACAAGATCGACCAGTGGTTCGACCGTAAGACCCAGGGCCTGAACGACTACGCCCGCGCCCAGCTCAAGAAACGCTGGGGCACGCTGCAGAAGGTGCTCAGCTCCCGGGACCGGCTGGAGAAGATCGTCTCCGACATCCTCTGGGACATGGCCACGCGCGACCGGCTGATGAGCGGGCACGGCAACGCCATGCTGGTGGCCGGCAGCATCTATTCGGCCTGCCGGCTGTTCGAGATGTTCGAGCAGACCGAGCTGAAGGGCAAGTGCGCCATCGTTACGTCCTATGTGCCGTCCACGGCCGACATCAAGGGCGAGGCCACCGGCGAGGGCGAGACGGAGAAGCTGCACCAGTACGCCATCTACCGCCGCACGCTGGCCGAGCATTTCAACGAGCCGGAGGAGACGGCCGTCAACAAGGTGGAGACCTTCGAGCAGGAGGTGAAAAAGCGCTTCATCGACGAACCCGGCCAGATGAAGCTGCTGATCGTGGTCGACAAGCTACTCACCGGTTTCGATGCGCCGCCGGCGACCTACCTCTACATCGACAAGCAGATGCGCGACCACGGCCTGTTCCAGGCCATTTGCCGCGTGAATCGCCTGCACACCGAGGACAAGGACGTCGGCTACATCATCGACTACAAGGACCTGTTCAAGTCCCTGGAGCAGTCCATCCAGGACTACACGGGCGGCGCCTTTGATGCCTTTGACGCCGAGGATGTGGACGGGCTGCTGGAGGACCGGCTGGACAAGGCGCGCGAACGGCTGGAAGAAACCCGCGAAGCGGTCAAGGCCCTGTGCGAGGCGGTGGAGCCGCCCAGGGACAGCGCCGCTTACCGGCGCTATTTTGTCGGCCCGAGCAACGCGCCCGAGGTGCAGAAGGGCAACGAGCCGAAACGCCTGGCCCTGTACAAACACGTCGGCGCCTTCCTGCGCGCCTACGCTGACCTGGGCAACGAGATGCAGCGGGCCGGTTACAGCCAGGCCGAGGCGGCCGCGATCAAGGCGGAGGTCGAACAGTACGAAAAGGTCCGCGAGGAGGTCAAGCTGGCCAGCGGCGACTACATCGACATGAAGATGTACGAGCCGGCCATGCGCCACCTGCTGGACAGCTACATCCGCGCGGAAGAGAGCGAAAAGCTATCCGCGTTTGACGACATGACGCTGGTGGAGCTGGTGGTGGAGCGCGGCGAGGCGGCGGTCGACAGCCTGCCGGCGTCGATTGCCGGCGACAAGGAAGCGATGGCCGAAACCATCGAGAACAACGTGCGCCGGCTGATCATCGACGAGATGGCGGTCAACCCGAAGTACTACGAGAGGATGTCAGAGCTGCTCGACGCCCTGATCGAGCAGCGCCGGAAGGAAGCGCTGGATTACAAGGAGTACCTGCGCCGCATCGTGGAGCTGACGCGACAGGCGGCCCAGCGGGAAGACACAAGCCGCTATCCCACCGGCATCGACACCCCGGCGCAACAGGCCCTGTACGACAATTTGGGTGATACGGCGTCTTCGGCAATGGCAGAGGCAACTGCCCCCTATGGTGGTACACGACCGGCCTCAGCGAGGGTACGACTAGCGCTCGACTTGGACCATGCCATCCGGGCAATCAAGAAGGCTGACTGGCGGGGCAATACGTTCAAGGAGCGCGAGGTGCGCAACGCCATCGCCTCGGTGCTGGAGGCCCGGGTGCGCGAGACCGATATGCCTGACGTGGATGCTGTCCTCGAACTGGTGAAGAACCAGAATGACTACTGA
- a CDS encoding M48 family metallopeptidase, with the protein MTTERSRIEVSGIPVEIRRKAIKNLHVGVYPPDGKVRVAVPPHLDDEAVRLAIVSRLSWIRRQQQGFADQQRQSQREMVSGESHYVEGKRYRLNVLERPGNPRVRVVGNTTLELLVPPGLDRSARQRVLERWYRRQLKARIPGLLAHWQSVVGVDVADCRVKRMKTRWGSCNIEAKRIWLNLELAKKPPLCLEYILVHEMVHLLERHHTDRFRALMDQCIPDWRLHRDALNDAPLSHEEWRY; encoded by the coding sequence ATGACTACTGAGCGCAGCCGGATCGAGGTGAGCGGTATCCCGGTGGAGATCCGCCGCAAGGCGATCAAGAACCTCCACGTGGGCGTCTACCCGCCGGACGGAAAAGTGCGGGTGGCCGTGCCCCCGCACCTGGACGACGAGGCCGTGCGGCTGGCCATCGTCTCGCGCCTGAGCTGGATTCGCCGCCAGCAGCAGGGATTTGCGGATCAGCAACGCCAGTCCCAGCGGGAGATGGTGAGCGGCGAAAGCCACTACGTCGAGGGCAAACGCTACCGTCTGAATGTGTTGGAACGGCCGGGCAACCCGCGTGTGCGTGTGGTCGGCAACACCACGCTGGAGCTGCTCGTGCCGCCGGGGCTGGATCGCAGTGCCCGGCAAAGGGTGCTGGAGCGTTGGTATCGGCGTCAGCTCAAGGCGCGCATTCCGGGACTGCTGGCGCACTGGCAGTCGGTGGTGGGTGTCGATGTCGCCGATTGTCGTGTCAAACGCATGAAGACACGCTGGGGGAGCTGCAATATCGAGGCGAAGCGGATCTGGCTGAACCTGGAGCTTGCCAAGAAACCGCCCCTGTGCCTGGAGTACATCCTCGTTCACGAGATGGTGCATCTGCTGGAGCGCCACCACACGGACCGCTTTCGGGCATTGATGGATCAATGCATACCGGATTGGCGCCTGCACAGGGATGCGTTAAACGACGCCCCGCTATCGCATGAAGAATGGCGTTATTGA
- a CDS encoding RDD family protein: MFCENCGKEATQNAKYCQYCGSELSNAGQSESNQIKASSIQSEKLEKDQLIETPKKDGSKSFLGGVHHPWRRFFARTVDLMSIGILIFLLFSFSIGYLFPQNIDGFVKFIENPIGAAIVLYVLWLPFEALFLFLVGTTPAKWVFGIRVTTPTGENLSYGQALQRVFLVFVQGEGFGIPLVTLVTRLFAYRRLTKTGTTLWDTSVGSVVTHKKWGVIRAIASVFVTLVVLVIMSILNQVGNSYG; encoded by the coding sequence ATGTTTTGTGAGAATTGCGGCAAAGAAGCAACGCAAAATGCAAAATATTGTCAATATTGTGGTTCTGAATTAAGCAATGCAGGCCAATCAGAAAGTAACCAAATTAAAGCTTCATCCATTCAATCTGAGAAATTGGAAAAAGACCAGCTTATAGAAACACCAAAAAAAGATGGAAGTAAAAGCTTTTTAGGTGGTGTCCATCATCCTTGGCGAAGGTTCTTTGCTCGCACAGTAGATTTGATGTCCATTGGAATTCTAATTTTTTTGCTATTTTCGTTTTCAATTGGTTATCTATTCCCGCAAAACATTGATGGGTTTGTTAAATTTATAGAAAACCCGATCGGAGCGGCGATCGTTTTATATGTGTTATGGCTTCCGTTTGAGGCTTTGTTCTTATTCCTCGTAGGTACAACTCCTGCAAAATGGGTATTTGGCATTCGTGTCACAACCCCAACAGGAGAAAATCTATCATATGGCCAAGCATTGCAACGAGTGTTTCTTGTTTTTGTTCAGGGTGAAGGCTTCGGTATACCACTCGTTACCCTGGTTACTAGATTATTTGCTTATCGTCGTCTTACAAAAACAGGCACTACACTTTGGGATACATCCGTAGGTTCCGTAGTAACACATAAAAAATGGGGTGTCATCAGGGCTATTGCGAGTGTTTTTGTAACACTCGTAGTGTTGGTAATTATGAGCATTCTTAACCAAGTGGGTAACTCATATGGATAA
- a CDS encoding transposase has translation MSDNSVLEALGQVEPSAAGDVFRDWLRGEMRTLIADILAEEVTELCGPAYKPAGDRGCRRAGGTRVGLRIDGIDEEIRKPRVRRHEADTSKEVRLKSCDAVNRADDLRDRILRATAAGVSSRDQKTLYPDSAPGRSRVSRAWIVEGRQRIQKLRDRDLKSERFFCMLLDGIVLSEDLSAIVGLGITLDGRKVMLDFEIGAQESTEVCDALLDRSRSHYGRIPTADGVAAVPPESISDAFSGTGRVGCHPDRKG, from the coding sequence ATGAGTGACAATAGCGTCCTTGAAGCCCTTGGACAAGTTGAACCGTCTGCAGCAGGAGATGTTTTCCGTGACTGGCTGCGTGGTGAAATGCGAACCCTGATCGCCGATATTCTGGCTGAAGAGGTCACAGAATTGTGTGGTCCGGCCTACAAGCCGGCAGGGGACAGAGGCTGCCGACGTGCCGGCGGAACCCGCGTAGGACTTCGAATTGACGGTATTGATGAGGAGATCCGCAAGCCGCGTGTACGTCGCCATGAGGCAGACACATCGAAGGAGGTCAGGCTTAAAAGTTGCGACGCGGTCAACAGGGCCGACGACCTTCGTGACCGTATCTTGCGTGCCACAGCTGCCGGAGTCAGTTCACGTGATCAGAAAACCTTGTATCCCGATTCAGCGCCCGGACGCAGCAGGGTTTCCCGCGCCTGGATTGTCGAGGGCCGACAGCGCATACAGAAGCTCCGTGACCGCGACCTGAAGTCCGAGAGGTTCTTCTGCATGCTGCTGGACGGCATTGTACTGTCCGAGGATCTCAGCGCCATTGTGGGGCTGGGCATTACGCTGGACGGCCGCAAAGTTATGCTGGATTTTGAAATAGGCGCACAGGAATCGACAGAAGTGTGTGACGCATTGCTCGACCGCAGCCGTTCTCATTATGGCCGCATTCCGACCGCGGACGGCGTGGCAGCCGTCCCTCCCGAGTCGATATCCGACGCATTTTCGGGCACTGGGAGGGTCGGGTGCCACCCCGACCGAAAAGGGTGA